In Leptolyngbya sp. NIES-2104, the genomic window TTTGAATAGTCCTTCTCTTGATAGAATGCTTCGCCAAAGTTCGCCAAACACAGTGCATGAAGATAGCGATCGCCCGCGTCCGCAGCGGCATAACTCGCTTGTTCTAAGTACTTCAGAGCTTGGTCAACGTCATTCAAGGTTACATAGGCACTTCCCAAACTGAGCGCACAAAGGGCTTGACTTTGTAGATCTTTCAGCTTTTCAGAAAGTGCTAAACCTTGTTCGAGATACCCGATCGCTAATTCGTACGCATCGGGATCAGATTCGAGTAGCTGCGCTTGGAATACTTCCGCATATCCCAGGTTTGCGAGGGCATTCGCTTCACCCATGCGATCGCCCGATTGCCGACTGAGAATTAATGCCCGTTGACTGGTACTGATCGCTTCTGCATATTGTTTTTGACTGATACTGATACGGCTCAGATGATTGAGATTTGCAATTTCACATTTGCGATCGCCTGCTTCTTGAGCTATTTCTTTTGCCAGTTCATGAATTTCTTTTGCGATGTCAAATGCTCCAAAGACTCGCTGTGCGGCTCCGATTAAAGTCAGAATTCGCGCTTTTTCTTGAGTGCCTTCAGTCTGTTTCAAAGGTTCGCTCAAATAGTTCATTGCTTCCCGGAAATGCCCACCTGTAAAGGGTGTGTAAATCGTTCCATACAGAGGGAAGTAATCGCGCTGAGCAAAAACGCGGAGGATTTGTAACGTCACTCGAAAAGATGCCTCTGAAAAGCGCGATCGATGAATCGAATTCAAGGACGAAGACTGAGCAAATCCATTCGCTAACTCTGACCAAATGAGAGCAAACGTGAGAAACAGCGAAACACAGAGCGATCGTCCCGCTTTGGAACTATAGCTTTGATTTTCTGCCCAACTGACTAACCCACGCTGTAGGGTTTGAACCACGATCGACAACTCCACCCAATCGGCAACACTTAGATCCGGCTGATCCTGTGCCCAAAATCTGACCGGATCATTACGATCGAGAACCTCGAAAAAGGATTTTAGGTTTTCTCCAATCGGTTGTTTTGCCCACACTTCCCAGGGATTGATTCCTTTGGGTGAGCCTTCAAATCCGAGTTGATTTGGGTCATAAATCCAACTGACTAAATGCGGCTGTAATATATTCCAAGATTGAAAACCTCGGAGAATTCCTTCGCTCAATTGTGCAAGTTCCTGCTGAGTTTCAGGATCAGAAATCGGTTGTTGTCTTGACGTGAGTGCGACTTGTTTAAGCTGATCAGCATTTAAGCTATCGGGATGATTGGGATCGCTCAAGTTTAGAAAAATGAGTAAGCGATCGCTTTTATCCGCTTGATTTAAACGTCGAACGGCAGTTGCGATCGCGCTTCGATTTCGATTTTCAGATTGCCAGCGGCTCCATTCTCCATCCAGCGTTTTCAAGGCTCGCATTGCCCGCATTGCTTTCGCTTGCTTCAATTCATCGCTTTTATCGTTTGCCTGAGTTTCAGTTTGCATATAGCGATCGCGAAATTTCACCTCAAAAATTTCGCCGCTATCCGGTTCAATCTCCTGCACCAGCATTTGATAAACCTGTTCTTTCGATCGAATATTGCCTTTGAGCGTCATTTGGATAATTTGTTCGATCAGATTGGAATAGCGATCGCCCAGTGCAGAATCAGACATATAAATTTCAGCGATAGAGGCTTTTCTCATTCTAAAAGTTCTGCTGAAAGTCAATCATTTTCCAATCAAAATTCAAAGAAAAAATCGACGAGTTGCGTTTGTGAATCGGGCAAACTTGTATATGATTAAAAATAATTCAGCCGATTTGCTGTGAGGAGTTGATCGATGAAAGGTTTAACAAGTTTATTTGGAGCCGCAGTGGTTGGATTGATCGCGTATCAATCTCCTGCTTCTGCTCAAGCCGCCTATGGAAGTTATATCGGGATCGGTCCGGCGATCGGACTCACAAGCGGCAACGGAGACGGAAGCAGTGTCTCAGCGGTCGTCTCTGGACGCTATAAGTTTCTAAGAGCGCCGATTTCGCTACGAGCACAGGCATTTTTGGGCAGCGGAACCGCGATCGTGCCCACGGTTTCTTATGACTATCCGCTGAATTGGCAAACTGATATCTACATCGGTGCAGGTGCTTCGATTCCACTCGGTGGCGATTCGGTCGTGGGCAACCGCACCAGTTTCGCGATTCAGCCGGGAATCGATTATGTTTTGCCAAATAGCAATCTCGTGGTCTTTGGCAATGCGGTGATCGCGTTCGATGGATACCGTGGTGGAGGAGCCGCAGCGACCTTACAAGGTGGAGTCGGCTTACGATTCTAGGTTGACGGAAGAGTGCGAAATTCGTAACGATAAAGAAGTTCGTTGCGATCGCATTTCTTTATGACCGCTTTAAGCTGGACAGAACTCGAAGCCCTGACTGATTTCGACCTCGATCGCGTGAATGGTCCGACCAATTCCCAAGCCCGACTCCGCTTGTTTGGGCATTCGGAATCGGATGTGCGCGTGACTTTGTATCG contains:
- a CDS encoding tetratricopeptide repeat protein, which produces MRKASIAEIYMSDSALGDRYSNLIEQIIQMTLKGNIRSKEQVYQMLVQEIEPDSGEIFEVKFRDRYMQTETQANDKSDELKQAKAMRAMRALKTLDGEWSRWQSENRNRSAIATAVRRLNQADKSDRLLIFLNLSDPNHPDSLNADQLKQVALTSRQQPISDPETQQELAQLSEGILRGFQSWNILQPHLVSWIYDPNQLGFEGSPKGINPWEVWAKQPIGENLKSFFEVLDRNDPVRFWAQDQPDLSVADWVELSIVVQTLQRGLVSWAENQSYSSKAGRSLCVSLFLTFALIWSELANGFAQSSSLNSIHRSRFSEASFRVTLQILRVFAQRDYFPLYGTIYTPFTGGHFREAMNYLSEPLKQTEGTQEKARILTLIGAAQRVFGAFDIAKEIHELAKEIAQEAGDRKCEIANLNHLSRISISQKQYAEAISTSQRALILSRQSGDRMGEANALANLGYAEVFQAQLLESDPDAYELAIGYLEQGLALSEKLKDLQSQALCALSLGSAYVTLNDVDQALKYLEQASYAAADAGDRYLHALCLANFGEAFYQEKDYSKVVFASAIAMYKLEQMGTTDWRAPAGLLTILRGQLGEQFDQIMQEQRSRLTTEIGVDGFDYLTELLDRYRQS